In the Parasteatoda tepidariorum isolate YZ-2023 chromosome 3, CAS_Ptep_4.0, whole genome shotgun sequence genome, one interval contains:
- the LOC107449817 gene encoding beta-arrestin-1, which translates to MEPMEAEDSSKRPGTRVFKKSSPNGKLTVYLGKRDFVDHITHVDPIDGVVLIDTEFVKEHKVYGQVLAAFRYGRDDLDVLGLTFRKDLYLANEQIYPVPQEQTGGGGEEEEEEVVVVTPPPPKHPLTRLQERLIKKLGPEAYPFFFELPPHCPASVTLQPSPGDTGKPCGVDYELKVFIADNVDDKAHKRNTVRLAIRKIIFAPSGKGEQPSVEVSKDFMMSPNKLHLEASLDKELYHHAEEIAVNVHIANGSNRSVKKVKVSVRQFADICLFSTAQYKCTVAEIESEEGCPVGPGFTLSKVYYLRPMLANNKDKRGLALDGQLKHEDTNLASSTIIKDATHKENLGIIVQYKVKVKLCLGPLGGDLTAELPFVLMHPKPADDPPPVPSRNPSVPKDENNENAGIDTDLIRLDTDVAADNEDDDLIFEDFARLRLRGETDA; encoded by the exons ATGGAGCCCATGGAAGCAGAAGACTCCAGTAAAAGACCAGGGACTCG GGTATTTAAGAAAAGCTCTCCAAATGGAAAA cTTACAGTGTATCTTGGAAAGAGGGATTTTGTAGACCACATCACTCATGTTGATCCGATTG atGGAGTAGTCTTAATTGATACGGAATTTGTGAAAGAGCACAAAGTTTATGGCCAAGTCTTAGCGGCATTTAGATATGGTCGTGATGATCTTGATGTTCTGGGCTTAACATTTCGTAAAGACTTATATTTAGCTAATGAACAAATATATCCTGTTCCTCAAGAGCAAACAGGAGGAGGAGGAGAAGAAGAAGAGGAAGAAGTAGTTGTAGTAACACCGCCACCACCAAAACATCCATTAACGAGGTTACAAGAGCGTCTGATTAAAAAGCTAGGGCCTGAAGCATATCCTTTTTTCTTTGAA tTGCCACCACATTGCCCTGCATCTGTAACATTACAGCCTAGTCCTGGAGACACTGGCAAACCTTGTGGTGTTGATTATGAGTTGAAAGTATTTATAGCGGATAATGTTGATGACAAAGCAcataaaag gaATACAGTTCGTTTAGCTATTCGGAAAATCATTTTTGCACCCAGTGGGAAAGGTGAACAGCCAAGTGTTGAAGTGAGCAAAGATTTTATGATGTCGCCAAATAAATTACACTTAGAAGCATCTCTTGATAAAGAA tTATATCACCATGCAGAAGAAATTGCTGTCAATGTACACATTGCTAATGGATCAAATCGTAGTGTGAAGAAAGTTAAAGTATCTGTAAGACAGTTTGCTGATATCTGCCTCTTTAGCACAGCTCAGTATAAGTGCACAGTTGCTGAAATAGAGAGCGA AGAAGGGTGCCCTGTTGGACCCGGCTTCactctttcaaaagtatattATCTTAGGCCTATGCTTGCCAATAATAAAGATAAGCGAGGCTTAGCACTTGATGGTCAACTCAAGCATGAAGACACAAATCTGGCATCGTCAACTAT cATTAAAGATGCTACCCACAAAGAAAATCTTGGCATTATTGTTCAGTATAAAGTCAAGGTGAAGCTTTGTCTTGGTCCTTTAGGAGG AGATTTAACTGCAGAATTGCCATTTGTCTTGATGCATCCAAAACCTGCTGATGATCCACCTCCTGTGCCCTCAAGAAACCCGTCAGTCCCCAAggatgaaaataatgaaaacgcAGGAATAGACACTGATCTTATTCGTCTGGATAC GGATGTTGCTGCCGATAATGAAGATGATGAtcttatttttgaagattttgctAGATTGCGTTTAAGAGGAGAAACTGATGCATAA